In the bacterium genome, one interval contains:
- a CDS encoding methyl-accepting chemotaxis protein: MKLIVTLLLFSLLPASSIVVMMFALDNTTEQIGSLIRNSTADMVDKIERNLFERYGDVQAFALNKVVHDRASWYETAEQKNPITDAMNAYVKGYDIYLLMLLTDLDGRVIAVNSRDASGAPVDTRWLYKKNYAGEGWFKDSLAGRFTEGEGVTGTVVRDVERNSDVARAYQDDTLLAVSYSAPVRDESGKVIAIWHNLADFRLVEQIIASSYDSFAGSLNIPNIEITLLDRSGTFLVDYDPYRTGEKEIVHDFDVLLRKNLAELDVEIAKSAVEGGSGYLISTHARKQIEQLGGFVHSSGALGYPGLGWSALVRVATSDLASGVKLVQGPALMLLAATALGGIMFSILFARSLTRPVNEMLSSIKSAAHGDLTRTPAVTSGDEIGQMAREFGVLLDSLRESIGSIKARGEELSSSASSLTMVAGSLASSSGQMNEQAGSVSETTGELSQNLATVASAVEESSSNIRNVAVVVEEISTNMGQVSASSQSMARDVQSVSKSVEEMATSLGKVSEDSEQAAVITSQASGSASEASRSMKSLTEAANDIGKVVGAINDIAEQTNLLALNATIEAASAGDAGRGFAVVASEVKELARQTSVATGEIRGKIEAIQESTREAETKITGIVEVSNEVNLISQRIAQSIEQQREMAGEISESVASAAQSAQLVDGSVAETLAGVTAASKNADELAIGSNEIARTTAEASNGVADVSGSIADVASAIRNVTGGAESVDTSASELASVAQQLDDLVSRYSV, translated from the coding sequence ATGAAGCTCATTGTGACGCTGCTCCTTTTCAGCCTACTTCCGGCCAGCTCGATCGTCGTGATGATGTTTGCGCTCGACAACACGACCGAACAGATAGGGAGCCTGATCCGCAACTCCACAGCAGACATGGTGGACAAGATCGAGCGCAATCTGTTCGAGCGCTACGGAGACGTTCAAGCTTTTGCCCTCAACAAGGTGGTCCATGACCGCGCTAGCTGGTACGAGACCGCCGAGCAGAAGAACCCGATTACAGATGCAATGAACGCATATGTGAAGGGATACGATATCTACCTGTTGATGCTCCTCACCGATCTAGATGGTCGTGTCATCGCGGTGAACTCACGCGACGCGAGCGGTGCACCAGTCGACACACGGTGGCTCTACAAAAAGAACTACGCTGGCGAGGGCTGGTTCAAGGATTCTCTAGCCGGTCGTTTTACAGAGGGCGAAGGCGTCACGGGTACGGTCGTCCGCGATGTCGAGCGAAACAGCGATGTAGCCAGGGCTTACCAAGACGACACCTTGCTGGCCGTCAGCTACTCCGCCCCTGTTCGAGATGAGTCCGGCAAGGTCATAGCCATCTGGCACAACTTGGCAGACTTCAGACTCGTCGAGCAGATCATAGCCTCGAGCTACGACAGCTTCGCTGGCTCACTCAATATCCCGAACATCGAGATCACCTTACTCGATCGAAGCGGCACATTCCTTGTCGACTACGACCCCTACAGGACTGGCGAGAAGGAGATCGTTCACGACTTCGACGTTCTCTTGAGAAAGAATCTCGCCGAGTTGGATGTCGAGATTGCAAAGTCTGCTGTCGAAGGAGGGTCCGGGTACTTGATCAGCACGCACGCACGCAAGCAAATCGAACAACTCGGTGGGTTCGTCCATTCTTCGGGAGCACTGGGTTATCCAGGCCTCGGATGGTCTGCCCTTGTTCGCGTCGCGACAAGCGATCTGGCTTCGGGAGTCAAGCTGGTACAAGGTCCAGCTCTGATGCTCCTCGCAGCTACGGCATTGGGGGGAATCATGTTCTCCATTCTATTCGCTCGCAGCCTCACACGGCCCGTAAACGAGATGCTCTCTTCCATCAAGAGTGCCGCCCATGGCGATTTGACGCGCACTCCCGCGGTAACTTCGGGTGACGAGATTGGCCAAATGGCGAGGGAATTCGGCGTGCTGCTCGATTCATTGAGGGAGAGCATCGGCTCCATCAAGGCGCGGGGTGAGGAACTGAGCAGCTCAGCTTCTTCACTCACGATGGTTGCTGGCTCGCTGGCGAGCAGTAGCGGACAGATGAACGAGCAGGCCGGTAGTGTGTCGGAGACGACCGGAGAACTCTCCCAGAACCTTGCGACTGTGGCCAGCGCTGTTGAAGAGTCTTCGAGCAACATCCGAAACGTCGCTGTAGTGGTCGAGGAAATATCGACGAACATGGGGCAGGTGTCGGCAAGTTCGCAGTCCATGGCGCGCGACGTGCAGTCGGTGTCCAAGTCGGTCGAGGAAATGGCGACATCTCTGGGAAAGGTCTCGGAAGATTCCGAGCAAGCCGCGGTAATCACATCGCAGGCATCCGGTTCAGCAAGTGAGGCGAGCCGCTCGATGAAGTCTCTGACGGAGGCTGCAAACGACATCGGGAAGGTCGTGGGCGCAATCAACGACATCGCAGAACAGACGAACCTGCTGGCACTCAACGCAACCATCGAAGCAGCATCGGCAGGCGATGCCGGGCGAGGCTTCGCCGTCGTCGCGAGTGAGGTCAAGGAACTTGCACGGCAGACATCCGTCGCAACTGGCGAGATCCGAGGGAAGATTGAAGCCATCCAGGAGAGCACCCGCGAAGCGGAGACGAAGATCACCGGTATTGTGGAAGTCTCCAACGAGGTCAACCTGATTTCTCAACGAATCGCGCAATCGATCGAGCAGCAACGCGAGATGGCTGGAGAAATCTCGGAGTCTGTGGCCTCGGCAGCGCAGAGTGCACAACTCGTTGACGGATCGGTCGCAGAGACTCTGGCTGGTGTAACCGCGGCGTCCAAGAATGCTGACGAACTCGCGATTGGCTCAAACGAAATCGCACGAACGACTGCAGAAGCTTCGAACGGGGTGGCTGACGTTTCCGGGAGCATCGCGGACGTGGCCTCCGCGATACGTAACGTCACGGGCGGGGCCGAGTCGGTCGATACGTCTGCGAGCGAGCTAGCTAGCGTGGCGCAGCAACTCGACGACCTGGTGTCTCGCTATTCCGTCTAG
- a CDS encoding DUF2064 domain-containing protein, with amino-acid sequence MSRRILAFLAKQPIPGTVKTRLVPSFSPKQAGDFYEAMRLDILEQYRNRTEDRILWYWPASSRAWFESRAAFGARLLVQNGDNLAARMAALFRVHAEEGYDRIVLPGTDSRTLPAEYVGRAFQALEHSDLVLCPDLDGVYNLIGAPSMRRAARDRNEYGRRAGAHTRMRAIARPEQRTSARASRRGYD; translated from the coding sequence GTGAGTCGCCGCATTCTCGCCTTTCTCGCCAAGCAGCCAATCCCTGGAACCGTCAAGACTCGACTTGTTCCCTCATTCTCGCCTAAGCAGGCCGGAGATTTCTACGAGGCCATGCGGCTCGATATCCTCGAGCAATACCGGAACCGTACCGAAGATCGGATCCTTTGGTACTGGCCCGCCTCGTCCCGCGCGTGGTTTGAATCTCGTGCGGCCTTTGGCGCGCGCCTTCTCGTGCAGAACGGAGACAATCTGGCCGCACGTATGGCGGCACTTTTTCGGGTACATGCGGAAGAGGGCTACGATCGGATTGTGCTACCGGGTACCGACAGCCGCACGCTTCCAGCGGAGTATGTGGGCCGAGCATTTCAAGCGCTGGAACACTCCGATCTGGTTCTGTGTCCGGATCTGGACGGTGTGTACAACCTGATCGGTGCGCCGAGTATGCGACGCGCTGCTCGAGATCGAAATGAGTACGGCAGACGTGCTGGTGCGCACACTCGAATGCGCGCGATCGCTCGGCCTGAACAGCGAACTTCTGCCCGCGCATCACGACGTGGATACGATTGA
- a CDS encoding P-II family nitrogen regulator, translating to MQKVEAIIKPFKLDEVKDALNSIGIQGITVSEVKGFGRQKGHTELYRGAEYVVDFLPKIKIEIVVPDDLSPKVVEAIQSASNTGRIGDGKIFVLPVLEAVRIRTGDRGEDAI from the coding sequence ATGCAAAAAGTCGAGGCGATCATCAAACCGTTCAAGCTGGACGAGGTCAAAGACGCCCTCAATTCGATCGGGATCCAGGGCATCACGGTCTCAGAGGTCAAAGGTTTCGGCCGTCAGAAAGGCCATACCGAGCTCTACCGCGGCGCCGAGTACGTCGTGGATTTCCTACCCAAGATCAAAATAGAGATCGTCGTTCCCGACGATCTCAGTCCAAAGGTCGTCGAAGCCATTCAGAGCGCCTCGAATACGGGTCGCATCGGTGACGGCAAGATCTTCGTGCTGCCCGTCCTCGAAGCTGTACGAATCCGCACCGGCGATCGCGGCGAAGACGCTATCTAG
- a CDS encoding porin, translating into MRFKVLVLTAALAAVVLGPPVAQADEAATARLQALQERLLALEDRIDERQEAIAVNRDLLDRHVESAPDVSQGSGLDGFFSGLEVGGHIAASYVWAGENPSKGTKGTGSPAPTTTQPMCQFNCNHNTFSLDAVKLEIGKPTNGSGTAGFQLDLLFGQNAAILDTGTASLSGYTTSPGGSDTDLFIQEAYLMYNHNGVDFLFGKFETLLGYEVLDSVENPNISHGLLYTWAIPLLHTGVLASGQFNENLGWAAGVTNGFNNALDLNENKGILAQLRYGGGPLSASLQTYYGADMARQPPSFGPASTVNTTSERQTDDALIVDLVATYKASDSLNFWLQADWGEQEDVAGFVATDYDDRIWYGAEVGTQIQLNDKLSLALRGEYFFDEKGTRTLKQTEKFPATEDAVFYSLTGTLSYAMTPNLTTRAEVRFDRADWSTGTDKIFPSGTTTPSVSDNEEDAVTGYLEVSYSFD; encoded by the coding sequence ATGAGATTCAAAGTACTCGTACTGACCGCCGCACTTGCTGCAGTCGTACTGGGACCGCCCGTCGCGCAGGCTGATGAAGCCGCAACAGCGCGTCTCCAGGCGCTCCAGGAGCGATTGCTGGCGCTCGAAGACAGGATCGACGAGCGGCAAGAGGCGATCGCGGTCAACAGAGATTTGCTGGATCGGCACGTGGAATCTGCACCGGACGTCAGTCAGGGCAGTGGGCTCGACGGATTCTTCAGCGGCCTGGAAGTAGGGGGGCATATTGCGGCCTCCTATGTCTGGGCGGGCGAGAATCCGAGCAAAGGCACGAAGGGCACTGGCAGCCCGGCTCCGACCACCACGCAACCGATGTGCCAGTTCAACTGCAATCACAACACATTCAGTCTCGACGCCGTAAAACTCGAGATTGGCAAACCGACTAACGGTTCCGGTACAGCTGGCTTCCAGTTGGATCTGTTATTCGGGCAGAACGCCGCGATCCTCGACACCGGTACAGCAAGCCTTTCGGGTTACACCACTTCTCCGGGTGGATCCGATACGGACCTCTTCATTCAAGAGGCGTACTTGATGTACAACCACAACGGCGTGGACTTTCTCTTTGGAAAGTTCGAAACACTGCTGGGTTATGAAGTGCTCGACTCAGTCGAGAACCCGAACATCAGCCACGGCCTGCTCTACACCTGGGCGATTCCGCTGCTCCACACCGGAGTGCTGGCTTCGGGCCAGTTCAATGAGAACCTGGGCTGGGCCGCTGGTGTGACCAACGGCTTCAACAACGCACTGGACCTGAACGAGAACAAGGGAATCCTGGCTCAGCTCCGCTACGGCGGAGGACCGTTGAGCGCCTCGCTACAGACCTACTACGGTGCGGACATGGCAAGGCAGCCTCCGAGCTTCGGTCCGGCGAGTACGGTCAATACGACCAGCGAACGTCAGACCGACGATGCCCTGATCGTCGATCTGGTCGCTACCTACAAAGCCTCTGACTCCCTGAATTTCTGGCTCCAGGCCGATTGGGGAGAGCAGGAAGACGTGGCCGGATTCGTAGCGACCGACTACGACGATCGCATCTGGTATGGCGCCGAGGTCGGGACCCAGATTCAGTTGAACGACAAACTGAGTCTCGCCCTGCGCGGCGAGTACTTCTTCGACGAAAAGGGCACGCGGACCCTGAAGCAGACGGAGAAGTTCCCGGCTACCGAGGACGCGGTCTTCTACAGCCTGACTGGAACTCTGAGTTACGCGATGACGCCCAATCTGACCACCCGCGCCGAAGTCCGCTTCGATCGAGCGGACTGGTCCACGGGAACCGACAAGATCTTCCCGTCTGGTACGACCACCCCTTCGGTGTCCGACAACGAGGAGGATGCCGTCACGGGTTATCTGGAGGTCTCGTACAGCTTCGACTAG
- a CDS encoding 4-hydroxy-tetrahydrodipicolinate reductase, with protein MTRVLVIGAGGHMGRHVLRAVESTSGLSVASALDTASHPDIGTEVSPGIKLSGDLNESLQSAQVAIDFSTPEGTMALLEAAVPRVMPLVIATTGFGETDLARIEAAARETAVVHAANYSVGITMLLDLVAEAARKLDSYEIDVLEMHHDRKVDAPSGTALALANTAAKARGQDLVAVYHREGITGPREPGVIGMQTLRLGDSVGEHTVYLAGPGERLELTHRALSRENFASGAARAAHWVSTQPPGLYTMKDVLGDSS; from the coding sequence ATGACCCGCGTACTGGTTATCGGTGCAGGCGGACATATGGGTCGCCACGTATTGCGGGCCGTGGAGTCGACTAGCGGATTGAGCGTAGCCAGCGCGCTAGATACTGCGTCGCACCCGGACATCGGGACCGAAGTTTCGCCCGGCATCAAGCTGAGCGGCGACTTGAACGAATCACTGCAGTCCGCCCAGGTCGCGATCGACTTCTCGACACCCGAGGGAACGATGGCCTTGCTCGAGGCGGCGGTACCGCGCGTCATGCCCCTGGTAATCGCAACCACCGGATTTGGCGAAACCGACCTGGCGCGAATCGAAGCTGCGGCTCGAGAGACCGCCGTCGTCCACGCGGCCAACTACTCCGTCGGTATCACGATGCTGCTCGATCTGGTGGCCGAAGCGGCGCGCAAACTCGATTCATACGAAATCGACGTGCTCGAAATGCACCACGACCGCAAGGTAGATGCGCCCAGCGGAACCGCGCTCGCCCTGGCGAACACCGCTGCGAAAGCGCGCGGGCAGGACCTGGTCGCGGTCTACCACAGGGAAGGCATTACGGGCCCGCGCGAGCCCGGTGTGATCGGCATGCAGACTCTCCGGCTCGGCGACAGCGTCGGTGAACACACCGTATACCTGGCCGGTCCGGGCGAACGCCTGGAGCTCACGCATCGCGCTCTCTCACGCGAGAACTTCGCGAGCGGGGCTGCGCGCGCGGCGCACTGGGTTTCAACCCAGCCGCCGGGCCTGTACACGATGAAGGACGTCCTCGGAGACAGCTCCTAG
- the glnA gene encoding type I glutamate--ammonia ligase translates to MHNDRTPKDVLDYAAAEGAKLLDLKFIDWPGQWQHVTFPMHELDESSFEDGFGFDGSSIRGWKSIDSSDMLIIPDPTTAFIDPFCDHTTLSMICDIVDPITRESYSRDPRHIAQKAVNYLKLTGIADTAYIGPEAEFFILDDVRYATNERESYYIIDSIEGRWNSGRDEGPNLGHKPRYKEGYFPVSPADSFQNLRSEMVLQMEDLGLHIECQHHEVATAGQAEIDMRYSPLVEMGDMLMLYKYCVKNVAKNAGHTVTFMPKPVFNDNGSGMHTHQSLWKDGKPLFAGNEYAGVSQSCLYYIGGILKHARSLAALTNPTTNSYKRLVPGFEAPVNLAYSSRNRSASIRIPMYSASPKAKRLEARFPDPTCNPYLAFSAMLMAGLDGIENKIDPGEPMDKDIYSLSSEELENIPVMPGSLEEALDCMEDDHDFLLKGDVFTEDAIQTWIGYKRENECQQVALRPHPHEFELYYDI, encoded by the coding sequence ATGCACAACGACCGAACCCCCAAGGACGTGCTCGATTATGCTGCCGCTGAAGGCGCCAAGCTGCTCGACCTGAAATTCATCGACTGGCCGGGACAGTGGCAGCACGTCACATTCCCAATGCACGAACTCGACGAGTCCTCTTTCGAAGACGGGTTTGGTTTCGATGGGTCGAGTATTCGCGGCTGGAAGAGCATCGACAGCAGCGACATGTTGATCATTCCGGACCCGACCACCGCCTTCATCGATCCGTTCTGCGACCACACGACGCTCTCGATGATCTGCGACATCGTCGATCCGATCACCCGTGAGTCGTACTCGCGCGATCCGCGTCACATCGCCCAGAAGGCGGTCAACTATCTCAAGCTGACGGGCATCGCGGACACCGCGTACATCGGTCCCGAGGCCGAGTTCTTCATCCTCGACGACGTGCGCTACGCCACGAACGAGAGAGAGAGTTACTACATCATCGATTCCATCGAGGGTCGCTGGAATAGCGGTCGCGATGAGGGTCCGAATCTCGGCCACAAGCCGCGCTACAAGGAAGGCTACTTCCCGGTCTCACCCGCCGATTCGTTCCAGAACCTGCGCAGTGAGATGGTTCTTCAGATGGAGGACCTCGGACTGCATATCGAGTGTCAGCACCACGAAGTCGCCACCGCCGGTCAGGCAGAGATCGATATGCGTTACAGCCCGCTCGTCGAGATGGGCGATATGCTGATGCTCTACAAATACTGCGTGAAGAACGTGGCCAAGAACGCCGGCCACACAGTTACGTTCATGCCGAAGCCGGTCTTCAACGACAACGGCTCGGGCATGCACACTCACCAGTCGCTCTGGAAGGACGGCAAGCCGTTGTTTGCCGGGAATGAGTACGCCGGCGTATCGCAGTCCTGCCTGTACTACATCGGCGGGATCCTGAAGCACGCCCGTTCGCTGGCCGCGTTGACGAACCCGACGACGAATTCGTACAAGCGGCTGGTTCCGGGTTTCGAGGCTCCGGTGAACCTGGCCTATTCCAGTCGCAACCGCTCCGCTTCGATCCGCATTCCCATGTACTCGGCCAGCCCGAAGGCAAAGCGCCTCGAGGCCCGCTTCCCGGATCCGACCTGCAATCCCTACCTGGCATTCTCGGCCATGCTCATGGCGGGGCTCGACGGTATCGAGAACAAGATCGATCCGGGCGAGCCGATGGACAAGGACATCTACTCGCTGAGTTCCGAAGAGCTGGAGAACATCCCCGTGATGCCCGGCAGCCTCGAAGAAGCCCTCGACTGCATGGAAGACGATCACGACTTCCTGTTGAAGGGAGACGTCTTCACCGAGGACGCCATCCAGACCTGGATCGGTTACAAGCGCGAGAACGAGTGCCAGCAGGTCGCGCTGCGACCCCATCCGCACGAGTTCGAACTCTACTACGACATCTAG
- a CDS encoding carbohydrate porin, whose product MKIKYFPLALATALCTVAFAPSALAADDDVALIRALEQRLLAAEDKLQDSEATIRAQRDLLRNSAMPAVSQGSGLDAFFSKLEVGGHLTASYVYAGENPRQNTKGTGSPAPVGSQPLCMFNCNHNTFTLDAVKLEIGKSLDGPGTAGFQLDFLFGQNAAILDAYTAGLSGYTTARGGSDTDFFIQEAYVAYDLNGTELTFGKFETLLGFEVLDSPANPNISHGILFTKAIPLFHTGLLASGEINENLGWAAGVTNGFDNAIDLNDNKGLLAQIRYGAGPLATSVQAYYGADNASVSTGAVVNGTTRHGSKDDALIIDLVSTYTASDDLNFWLNIDWGEQEDLSEIGGGFETAQWWGVAVGSAIDLSDKLSLALRGEYFVDENGYRLGFGPTTGAKTDMNAYSLTGTLGYALTSNLSARMEVRYDRLDASGSIDEVFPTGNTLGASPNMEEDGVTGYFEVSYSFD is encoded by the coding sequence ATGAAGATCAAGTATTTCCCGTTGGCGCTCGCAACCGCGCTATGCACGGTGGCTTTTGCGCCATCCGCGCTCGCGGCTGACGACGACGTCGCGCTGATCCGGGCACTGGAGCAAAGGCTCCTCGCAGCGGAAGACAAACTTCAGGACAGCGAGGCGACGATCCGGGCACAGCGCGATCTGCTCAGGAACTCGGCAATGCCTGCCGTTTCTCAGGGCAGCGGACTCGACGCCTTCTTCAGCAAGCTCGAAGTGGGCGGCCATCTGACGGCTTCGTACGTGTACGCGGGAGAGAATCCGCGCCAGAACACGAAGGGCACCGGCAGCCCGGCGCCGGTCGGATCCCAGCCGCTGTGCATGTTCAATTGCAATCACAATACGTTCACGCTCGATGCGGTGAAGCTCGAGATCGGTAAGTCGCTCGACGGACCCGGTACCGCCGGTTTCCAGTTGGACTTCCTGTTCGGGCAGAACGCCGCCATCCTCGACGCCTACACCGCGGGCCTTTCCGGCTACACGACTGCCCGAGGCGGGTCCGACACGGACTTCTTCATCCAGGAGGCCTACGTGGCCTACGACCTGAATGGGACCGAGCTCACCTTCGGTAAGTTCGAAACGCTTCTCGGTTTCGAAGTTCTCGATTCTCCCGCGAATCCGAATATCAGTCACGGGATCCTCTTCACCAAGGCCATCCCGCTATTTCACACGGGTCTCCTGGCATCCGGTGAAATCAACGAGAACCTCGGTTGGGCCGCGGGCGTAACCAACGGTTTCGACAACGCGATCGATCTCAATGACAACAAGGGCCTGCTCGCCCAGATCCGCTACGGCGCAGGTCCATTGGCCACGTCCGTGCAGGCCTATTACGGCGCCGACAACGCTTCGGTCTCCACCGGAGCGGTCGTCAATGGCACGACTCGGCACGGAAGTAAGGATGACGCCCTGATCATCGACCTCGTCTCTACGTACACGGCGTCCGACGATCTCAACTTCTGGCTCAATATCGACTGGGGCGAGCAGGAGGATCTGTCCGAAATCGGAGGCGGCTTTGAAACCGCTCAGTGGTGGGGTGTTGCGGTCGGCAGTGCGATCGACCTGAGCGACAAGCTCAGTCTCGCCCTCCGCGGTGAGTACTTCGTGGACGAAAACGGATACCGCCTCGGCTTCGGCCCGACAACGGGTGCCAAGACGGATATGAATGCCTACAGCCTCACCGGGACATTGGGTTATGCGCTCACTTCCAACCTCTCGGCTCGCATGGAAGTCCGATACGATCGTCTCGACGCGAGCGGTTCGATCGATGAGGTCTTTCCCACGGGCAACACCTTGGGGGCGTCTCCGAACATGGAAGAAGACGGTGTGACCGGCTACTTCGAAGTCTCTTACAGCTTCGATTGA